From Micromonospora echinospora, one genomic window encodes:
- a CDS encoding DNA-directed RNA polymerase subunit alpha, protein MLISQRPTLSEESINETRSRFTIEPLEPGFGYTLGNSLRRTLLSSIPGAAVTSIKIDGVLHEFTTIPGVKEDVVELVMNIKELCVSSEHDEPVSMYLRKQGPGDVTAGDIQPPAGVSVHNPELKLATLNGKGRLDMELTVERGRGYVTAAQNKQAGAEIGRIPVDSIYSPVLKVTYRVEATRVEQRTDFDRLIIDVETKPSMGPRTALASAGSTLVELFGLARELDETAEGIDIGPSPQDAQLAADLALPIEELDLTVRSYNCLKREGINTVGELIGRTEADLLDIRNFGQKSIDEVKMKLAGMGLGLKDSAPNFDPAHVVDTFGEADYDTDDYRETEQL, encoded by the coding sequence ATGCTCATCAGCCAGCGACCGACCCTCTCCGAAGAGTCGATCAACGAGACCCGGTCCCGGTTCACCATCGAGCCGCTGGAGCCGGGCTTCGGCTACACCCTGGGCAACTCGCTGCGGCGTACGCTGCTGTCGTCCATCCCGGGTGCGGCGGTGACCTCGATCAAGATCGACGGCGTGCTGCACGAGTTCACCACGATCCCCGGTGTCAAGGAGGACGTGGTCGAGCTCGTCATGAACATCAAGGAGCTCTGCGTCAGCTCCGAGCACGACGAGCCGGTCAGCATGTACCTGCGTAAGCAGGGTCCGGGCGACGTGACCGCGGGCGACATCCAGCCCCCGGCCGGCGTCTCGGTGCACAACCCGGAGCTGAAGCTCGCCACCCTCAACGGCAAGGGCCGGCTCGACATGGAGCTGACCGTCGAGCGGGGTCGCGGCTACGTCACGGCGGCGCAGAACAAGCAGGCCGGCGCGGAGATCGGCCGGATCCCGGTCGACTCGATCTACTCGCCGGTCCTGAAGGTCACCTACCGTGTCGAGGCGACCCGGGTCGAGCAGCGGACCGACTTCGACCGGCTGATCATCGACGTCGAGACCAAGCCGTCGATGGGGCCGCGTACCGCGCTGGCCTCCGCCGGTTCGACGCTGGTGGAGCTCTTCGGGCTGGCCCGGGAGCTGGACGAGACCGCCGAGGGCATCGACATCGGGCCGTCCCCGCAGGACGCCCAGCTCGCGGCGGACCTGGCCCTGCCGATCGAGGAGCTGGACCTCACCGTCCGCTCGTACAACTGCCTGAAGCGCGAGGGCATCAACACCGTCGGTGAGCTGATCGGGCGCACCGAGGCCGACCTCCTCGACATCCGCAATTTCGGTCAGAAGTCGATCGACGAGGTCAAGATGAAGCTCGCCGGGATGGGGCTGGGCCTGAAGGACTCCGCGCCCAACTTCGACCCGGCACACGTCGTGGACACCTTCGGCGAGGCTGACTACGACACCGACGACTACCGCGAGACCGAGCAGCTGTAA
- the rplQ gene encoding 50S ribosomal protein L17 yields the protein MPTPTKGPRLGGSPAHERLMLANLATALFQHGKIQTTETKARRLRPLAEQLITKAKRGDLASRRRVLGVVKDKDVVYALFDQIAPRYANRNGGYTRIVKTGPRKGDAAPMAIIELVEELQVAEAKANRKTAARKAAQQDKVEALAPADEAPQAKSGDQDAEAPVSASGDTAAAREDSDEAGENDKA from the coding sequence ATGCCCACGCCCACCAAGGGCCCCCGCCTCGGCGGCAGCCCCGCGCACGAGCGGCTGATGCTGGCCAACCTGGCCACCGCGCTGTTCCAGCACGGCAAGATCCAGACCACCGAGACGAAGGCCCGGCGGCTGCGTCCGCTGGCCGAGCAGCTCATCACCAAGGCCAAGCGCGGTGACCTGGCCTCGCGGCGGCGGGTGCTGGGCGTCGTCAAGGACAAGGACGTGGTCTACGCCCTGTTCGACCAGATCGCGCCCCGGTACGCCAACCGCAACGGTGGCTACACCCGGATCGTGAAGACCGGTCCGCGCAAGGGTGACGCCGCGCCGATGGCGATCATCGAGCTGGTCGAGGAGCTTCAGGTCGCCGAGGCCAAGGCGAACCGGAAGACCGCCGCCCGCAAGGCCGCGCAGCAGGACAAGGTCGAGGCGCTCGCCCCGGCCGACGAGGCTCCGCAGGCCAAGAGCGGCGACCAGGACGCCGAGGCCCCGGTGTCGGCGTCCGGCGACACCGCCGCCGCCCGCGAGGACAGCGACGAGGCCGGCGAGAACGACAAGGCCTGA
- the truA gene encoding tRNA pseudouridine(38-40) synthase TruA: MEERIRLRLDVAYDGTGFSGWAAQPERRTVAGVLTATLDLVLGAGVATGLTVAGRTDAGVHASGQVCHLDLPAEVWQAHEGGLLRRLARLLPPDVRIRAMTEVPADFDARFSATFRRYEYRVTDAPWGAEPLRRHEVLAWPRPLDLAALNAAAAGLVGEHDFAAYCKRKENATTLREVTRLDWRRDPDGLLVATVQADAFCQAMVRSLVGAMLVAGDGRRPVDWPASLLSRRERSSEVTVAPAHGLTLVAVGYPDDPTEYARRADLTRRLRVPSTS, from the coding sequence GTGGAGGAGCGGATCCGGCTTCGGCTGGACGTCGCGTACGACGGCACCGGTTTCTCGGGGTGGGCCGCGCAGCCGGAGCGGCGGACGGTGGCCGGGGTGCTCACCGCGACCCTGGACCTGGTGCTCGGGGCGGGCGTCGCGACCGGACTGACCGTGGCCGGCCGGACCGACGCCGGGGTCCACGCCAGCGGCCAGGTGTGCCACCTCGACCTGCCCGCCGAGGTGTGGCAGGCGCACGAGGGCGGTCTGCTGCGCCGGCTCGCCCGGCTGCTCCCGCCGGACGTGCGGATCCGGGCGATGACCGAGGTGCCCGCCGACTTCGACGCCCGGTTCTCGGCGACCTTCCGGCGCTACGAGTACCGGGTGACCGACGCCCCGTGGGGCGCCGAGCCGCTGCGCCGGCACGAGGTGCTGGCCTGGCCGCGCCCGCTGGACCTGGCGGCGTTGAACGCCGCCGCGGCCGGGCTGGTGGGCGAGCACGACTTCGCCGCGTACTGCAAGCGCAAGGAGAACGCCACCACGCTGCGCGAGGTGACCCGGCTGGACTGGCGACGGGACCCCGACGGCCTGCTGGTCGCCACCGTGCAGGCGGACGCGTTCTGCCAGGCGATGGTGCGCAGCCTGGTCGGGGCGATGCTGGTCGCCGGGGACGGCCGACGCCCGGTCGACTGGCCGGCGAGCCTGCTGAGCCGGCGGGAACGGTCGAGTGAGGTGACCGTGGCGCCTGCGCACGGGCTGACCCTGGTCGCGGTCGGCTACCCCGACGACCCGACGGAGTACGCGCGCCGCGCCGACCTCACCCGTCGCCTGCGGGTGCCGAGCACGTCCTGA
- a CDS encoding class I SAM-dependent methyltransferase, whose protein sequence is MTGDHYFSSRPASLPQPRQVEFSVAGRDYTLDSAGGVFSADRLDPGTAVLLRKAELPTPETAGALLDLGCGFGPITCVLATHAPAATVWAVDVNERARELTAGNAARVGAAGRVRVAAPDDVPDDVTFAQLWSNPPIRVGKEELHTLLLRWLPRLAPDGVAWLVVARHLGGDSLHGWLTDQGWQVVRHASQKGYRVLRVTR, encoded by the coding sequence GTGACCGGCGACCACTACTTCAGCTCCCGCCCCGCGAGCCTGCCCCAGCCGCGGCAGGTCGAGTTCTCCGTCGCCGGGCGCGACTACACCCTGGACTCCGCCGGCGGGGTCTTCTCCGCCGACCGCCTCGACCCGGGCACCGCGGTCCTGCTGCGCAAGGCCGAGCTGCCCACGCCGGAGACCGCCGGGGCGCTGCTCGACCTCGGCTGCGGATTCGGGCCGATCACCTGCGTCCTCGCCACCCACGCCCCGGCGGCGACGGTCTGGGCGGTCGACGTCAACGAGCGCGCCCGGGAACTCACCGCCGGCAACGCCGCCCGGGTCGGGGCCGCCGGACGGGTGCGGGTGGCCGCGCCGGACGATGTACCCGACGACGTCACCTTCGCCCAGCTCTGGTCCAACCCGCCGATCCGGGTCGGCAAGGAGGAACTGCACACCCTGCTGCTGCGCTGGCTGCCCCGGCTCGCCCCGGACGGCGTCGCCTGGCTCGTGGTCGCCCGGCACCTCGGCGGCGACTCGCTGCACGGCTGGCTCACCGACCAGGGCTGGCAGGTCGTCCGGCACGCCAGTCAGAAGGGCTACCGGGTGCTCCGCGTCACCCGGTAA